CAGCAGTACACTCAGGAGTTCGATTCGACGTCAGTCGCGTCTGATTGCCCTCCGATCTGTGGTCCGGCTTTTTTGTTCTGGTCATCGTACGATCGTCCGTGCACGAGTACCCACCGATCGAATCCTACGGCGTCGTCGGCAACCTCGAGACCTGCGCGCTCGTCGCGCCTGACGGTTCGGTCGACTGGTTTCCGTTCCCGCACCTCGAGTCGCCGAGCATCTTCGCCGCGATCCTCGATACGGACCGGGGCGGTCGGTTTCGGATCGCGCCGACCGATTCCTTCGAGACGAGTCGGCGCTACGTCGACGACACGAACGTCCTCGAGACGACCTTCCACGCCGACGAGGGAACCGCGACAGTGACGGACTTCCTGCCCCCGGCCGGCCAGGTCGACCACCCGAAGAAGGTCATCTATCGCAAGGTCGACTGTACGGACGGCGTCGTCGACCTCGCGGTCGACCTCGAACCGCGGTTCGATTACGGACGCGCGGAGATGTCGATCGAGTCAGTCGAGAACGGGATTCTCGCCGAGGGCGGGGAGGAACGGACGCTGCTCGAGAGTCCAGTCGATCTCGCGATCGAAGACGGCCGGATCACCGGCGAGTTCTCGCTCGAGGCCGGCGAGACGGCCTGGTTCCTGCTCCGGTGTACGGGTGCCGAGGACGCGAATACGGATCCGGAGGCTGCGCTGGAAGAGACGATCGAATACTGGACCGACTGGGCCCACACTTGCGATCCCGGGGACGACTGCGCGTTCGAGGGACCGTGGCACGATCACGTCGTCCGTTCCGAACTCGTCCTCAAACTCCTCACGCACGCCGAATCGGGGGCGATCGCCGCCGCACCGACCACCTCGCTGCCGGAGGATATCGGCGGCGTTCGAAACTGGGATTACCGGTTCAACTGGCTCCGGGACGCCGGCTTCACCGTGCAGGCCCTGATGAACCTCGGCACCGCCGAGGAGGCGAACGATTACGTCGATTGGTTCATGGACCTCTGTCAGGCGGACGACCCCGAAGCGATTCAACCGCTGTACGGCCTCCACGGCGAGTCCGACCTCAAGGAGCGGGAAATTGAGGGGTTCGAGGGCTATCGCAGTTCCTCCCCGGTCCGAATCGGGAACGGCGCCGCGGACCAGCGACAGCTCGACATCTACGGCGAACTGCTGCTTGCCGTCGACGAGATGTGCCAGCACGGCCGGACGCTGGACGACGACGAGTGGGCGACGATCCGCGGTATCGTCGAGTACGTTCGCGAGGTCTGGGACGAACCGGACGCGGGTATCTGGGAAGTCCGCGGCGGGGACGAACACTTCGTCTATTCGAAGGTGCTGTGCTGGGTCGCGCTGGACCGTGGCATCGCGATCGCGACCGACGGCGACCACGACGCGCCGCTGGAGGACTGGCAAGAAACCCGCGAACGGATTCGGGACAACGTCCTCGAGAACGGCTACGACGAAGACGTCGGTGCGTTCGTCCAGTCCTACGGGTCGGACGCGCTCGACGCGACGGGACTGTTACTTCCCGTCGTCGGCTTTCTCCCGTTCGACGACGACCGCGTGCAGGGAACGATCGACGCGACCGAGCGGGAGCTACTCGAGGACGACGTGTTCGTCAAGCGGTACGACGGCGACGACGGCCTCCCGGGAGACGAAGGGGCGTTCGTCCTCTGTTCGTGCTGGCTGATCGACGCGCTCGCGCTCTCCGGACGCGTCGAGGAAGCCGAGTCCCGATTCGAGACGCTACTCTCGTACCTGAATCCGCTGGGACTCGTCGCGGAAGAGATCGATACGGAAACCGGCGCTCACCTCGGGAACTTCCCGCAGGCGTTCAGTCACATCGGGATCGTCAACAGCGCGCTCTACCTCGGTTTCGCGCGGGGCCACGAGACGCGTGGACCACCGCCGATGGGGATTCGGCTCGGCGAGCCGGTGGTCTCGAGCGGCGAGTAATCGATCGAGGAGAACCCGACGGCGTCTCAGAACGTGATGATCTCGTAATCGTCGCTGACCAGCGACCGAATGCTGGGATGTCCATCGTTCTCGTCGATCTGGACGATCCCCGCATCCTCGACGGCAGCGTCGGCGTCGAACGCGCTGGCACAGTAGTCACAGACGGCCGCTTCATCCTTTACGGACCGGTAGAGGTCGTGATAGTCGTGGTCCTCGTCCTCGAGTTCTTCGATCCACTGCGTGCCGGCGCCGTCGAAGATGAGTTCCAGTTCGTCGTCTTCGTTCTCGGCGAACTCCCGCGCCGCCTCGAGACCGTTGACCAGCCGACCGGTGTCACTGTGCGATTCGGTACCCGCCAGAACGACGATCGCTGCGTTTACCATTACACTCGAGACCATGGCACGACGCCACAAAAGGGGACAGCGGGAGTGCGTGTGCGGTGCAAGAGCGATTTCCGGTCCTAGTGGCCGTGTCCGCCGCGGGAGAATCCGCCCGAGAACGCGCGCTGGACGACCTCTGAGAGCACCGGACGAATGTGAACCGCTCCGGATGTCCCGAACTGGAGGGCGACCGATTGGCCGCGCTGTGTGGCCACGTTCGCTACCCCCAACCCCGATCCGGATCCGATACCGAGAACGTCGTACTCCTCGATGTGATGAGATGGCACGCGAGTCGTACTGAAGGACAGGGTAGAACATCCAACGCTGGGGGGTCTCTCTCGAGCTATTGGACGGATCTCGGCGGTCCATCCTTCCGACCCTCCGCGCGACTGTGGTGGTCGGGAGTGTGACCGTCCGATCGAGACGTCTCGGTCGCGGGGTTCGATCAGTCGCTTTCGGCGGGAGCGTGTTCGGTACCGTTCGCCTGTCGCCGCAGTTCGGCGTCGATAGCGGGTACGTCCTGCGGTTCGACCGCCCCTTCGGCCTCGAGTTCGGCGAGCGACTTCGGGAACTCGCGGAGACTCTTGTGGAGGGCGATGCCCGCCTTAGCCCCCTGTCCCATCGCGACCGGAATCTGGTTGTGGCCGGGTGTCAGATCGCCGACGGCGAACAGGCCATCGACGGACGTGCGGCCGTGATCGTCGACGGTGACCGTTCCGTCGTTCTCGAGTTCCGCGCCGAGCGACGCTGCCAGCTCGTTGTTGTACTCGGAGCCGTACATTGCGAAGCCGCCCGTGTACTCGCGGACGGTCTTGTCGCCGGACTCCGTCCGGTTGCCAGCGGGGCGTGGTCCCGCGTTGTCCTCGAACTCGAGGGCCTCGAGCCAGCCGTCCTCGTCGTTCCGGACGCCGGTGACGTCTTCGTGGACGATATCGACCGGGTGCTTCTCGAGCAGCGTTGCGGTTTCGTC
Above is a window of Natronorubrum tibetense GA33 DNA encoding:
- a CDS encoding glycoside hydrolase family 15 protein; the protein is MHEYPPIESYGVVGNLETCALVAPDGSVDWFPFPHLESPSIFAAILDTDRGGRFRIAPTDSFETSRRYVDDTNVLETTFHADEGTATVTDFLPPAGQVDHPKKVIYRKVDCTDGVVDLAVDLEPRFDYGRAEMSIESVENGILAEGGEERTLLESPVDLAIEDGRITGEFSLEAGETAWFLLRCTGAEDANTDPEAALEETIEYWTDWAHTCDPGDDCAFEGPWHDHVVRSELVLKLLTHAESGAIAAAPTTSLPEDIGGVRNWDYRFNWLRDAGFTVQALMNLGTAEEANDYVDWFMDLCQADDPEAIQPLYGLHGESDLKEREIEGFEGYRSSSPVRIGNGAADQRQLDIYGELLLAVDEMCQHGRTLDDDEWATIRGIVEYVREVWDEPDAGIWEVRGGDEHFVYSKVLCWVALDRGIAIATDGDHDAPLEDWQETRERIRDNVLENGYDEDVGAFVQSYGSDALDATGLLLPVVGFLPFDDDRVQGTIDATERELLEDDVFVKRYDGDDGLPGDEGAFVLCSCWLIDALALSGRVEEAESRFETLLSYLNPLGLVAEEIDTETGAHLGNFPQAFSHIGIVNSALYLGFARGHETRGPPPMGIRLGEPVVSSGE
- a CDS encoding DsrE family protein, which translates into the protein MVNAAIVVLAGTESHSDTGRLVNGLEAAREFAENEDDELELIFDGAGTQWIEELEDEDHDYHDLYRSVKDEAAVCDYCASAFDADAAVEDAGIVQIDENDGHPSIRSLVSDDYEIITF